A segment of the Trifolium pratense cultivar HEN17-A07 linkage group LG7, ARS_RC_1.1, whole genome shotgun sequence genome:
TGAACACAACAAACCCAAATGAAGAAATCTTTCAGCTTCCTCAATAGGGTAGCCTCCTTTAGCCTTCAACCTTTCATCAACAGCATTGTGTAATTGGCCAAGCACCATTAAAGACTTCACCCATTCAGTTAGCCCTGGCTTATGTTCTTCAATAGGTCTTCGTCCGCATATTACTTCCAACAACAATATACCAAAGCCAAACACATCAGACATAGTCGATGCTTTTCCTGTTCGAATCACTTCCGGAGCAATGTATCCTAATGTTCCCAATACTTTTGTCGTGCCGGCAACTTGTCCATGATGCTCATGCATAAGAGCCAAACCAAAATCCCCCAATCTAGCATTCATTTCCTTGTCAAGTAGAACATTGTTTGCTTTGATATCCCTATGCAAGACCTTAACTTCCCAACCCTCATGCAGGTAAAGAATCCCTGCGGCTACATTTTTCAAAACTTGAATCCTCTCTTCCCATGTTAGCATCTTTCCTTCTTCACACTCAAAGATCCATTTGTCTAAACTTCCATTGTTCATGAAGTCATAAACTAGAATCAAGtttcccttttcttttttgCACCAACCTCTCAGTCCTACTAAATTTCTGTGTTTCATTCTTCCTATGCTTGAAACCTCAGCCAAAAACTCTCGCATTCCATCTTCTCTTTCTTGAGGGATTCTCTTGACTGCAACTTCGACTCCTTGCAAAATACCTTTATATACCTTTCCATTCCCTCCTACAGAAATCACATTCTCTTCAGAGAACCCTCTTGTTGCTGCATGAATCTCTTCGAATCTAATTCTATGTGGCCAGTATTCTAGTTCCCACTCTTCAATTTCTTCCTCTGCCTCGTTCCTCCTAGAGAGAATGAAAACCACTGCACAACCACAACCGATGATTAATATGCAGACAACACTGGTGACTCCTACAGCAATAGCTTTTGCTCCAGAAAACCACCCCTCATGAAGCACAAATGAAGGCAATTTGTTTGTCACTAAAGCATCACCAATGGAAAAATTTGTATTACTAAAGCTCCAAGCAAGAATCTTACTACTGTCTGTTATTTTCCCCGTGGCTGCGCAGAATCCAACGTATGTTTCATCCATAAGGACCCCAGAAAGATTAACATTTATACTGATGAGAGGAACATGAGGCCTCTTTTGTCCTGCCCGAGCCATAGTAACGTTTATCTTAGAGTGCATAAATTCAATCCATACTTGATAATTTTCTCCACTTTTAATGTTCAACACCTTAAACTCATTGTCATATTTTCCACCCCAGTAGCCAGCCTCATGTGAAGTTAAGGATTTAAGAGAATTTACGTCGATACCAACATGATTACCATTTGTATCGTTGAATTCTTCGTTTCTAATGATATCAAATTCAACTCCAAAAAC
Coding sequences within it:
- the LOC123894708 gene encoding probable L-type lectin-domain containing receptor kinase VII.2; protein product: MSQLKQLLILLHTVTIFICCVSTTEFVYNTNFNSTNIMLYGNATIQNSILTLTNGTYFSIGRAFYPQKVLTKPLNSSTLLPFATSFIFSVSPIKNIITGHSFAFIFTPSRGLNGTTSAQYTGLFNYTNEGNPNNHVFGVEFDIIRNEEFNDTNGNHVGIDVNSLKSLTSHEAGYWGGKYDNEFKVLNIKSGENYQVWIEFMHSKINVTMARAGQKRPHVPLISINVNLSGVLMDETYVGFCAATGKITDSSKILAWSFSNTNFSIGDALVTNKLPSFVLHEGWFSGAKAIAVGVTSVVCILIIGCGCAVVFILSRRNEAEEEIEEWELEYWPHRIRFEEIHAATRGFSEENVISVGGNGKVYKGILQGVEVAVKRIPQEREDGMREFLAEVSSIGRMKHRNLVGLRGWCKKEKGNLILVYDFMNNGSLDKWIFECEEGKMLTWEERIQVLKNVAAGILYLHEGWEVKVLHRDIKANNVLLDKEMNARLGDFGLALMHEHHGQVAGTTKVLGTLGYIAPEVIRTGKASTMSDVFGFGILLLEVICGRRPIEEHKPGLTEWVKSLMVLGQLHNAVDERLKAKGGYPIEEAERFLHLGLLCSNSDPSVRPIMRQVVKMLEGEMDSIESDEGNMQKSLLGRLKSTAMWSRTESGYNDHPTFEEIMMLIDNSKTSTSGSTAIQASDSDIIWEGR